A DNA window from Naumovozyma dairenensis CBS 421 chromosome 8, complete genome contains the following coding sequences:
- the GCS1 gene encoding GTPase-activating protein GCS1 (similar to Saccharomyces cerevisiae GCS1 (YDL226C) and SPS18 (YNL204C); ancestral locus Anc_2.46): MSDWKVDPDARRRLLQLQKVGANKKCVDCHAPNPQWASPKFGIFICLECAGTHRSLGVHISFVRSITMDQFKPEELVRMEKGGNQQFNDYMSQHGIDLNLPPKVKYDNLIAEDYKQKLTCEVEGTDFVEPEHPGFDPSSLSASGPHSACSSNNSSANIDSRSEGTPVENRRSNAPQLPNEQREKNEAYFASLGKKNESRPDHLPPSQGGKYQGFGNTPNNNQSSSSSENLNSNTLNLENIQNDPIGTLSRGWSLFSSAITKSFDDVTETVIKPGMEQWQSGELSEETKRAAAQFGQKFQETSTYGIQAFQQFTKNLQDQYVNPGTDMNDVQYSNANATNNDNNDSSYHDASTQDREESNKKHSEDNWDDF; encoded by the coding sequence ATGTCTGATTGGAAAGTGGATCCCGACGCTAGAAGACGTCTTTTACAATTGCAAAAAGTAGGAGCCAACAAGAAATGTGTCGATTGTCACGCCCCTAATCCTCAATGGGCTTCACCAAAATTCGGTATCTTCATTTGCTTAGAATGTGCAGGTACTCATAGAAGTTTGGGTGTTCATATCTCATTTGTAAGATCTATTACCATGGATCAATTCAAACCTGAAGAACTCGTTAGAATGGAAAAAGGTGGGAATCAACAGTTTAATGACTACATGTCTCAACATGGTATAGATTTGAATTTACCTCCAAAAGTCAAATATGATAATCTAATTGCAGAAGattataaacaaaaattgacATGTGAAGTCGAGGGAACAGATTTCGTTGAACCTGAACATCCAGGTTTCGATCCATCATCACTTTCTGCTTCTGGTCCTCATTCAGCTTGTTCTTCGAATAATAGTAGCGCGAACATTGATAGTCGATCAGAGGGAACGCCAGTGGAAAATCGTCGCTCTAATGCCCCACAACTTCCTAATGAACAacgagaaaaaaatgaagcGTATTTTGCGTCTCTTGGtaagaaaaatgaatctAGACCTGATCATTTGCCTCCGTCTCAAGGTGGCAAATATCAAGGTTTTGGTAATACACCAAACAATAATCaatcatcgtcatcatctgAAAATCTAAACTCAAACACTTTAAACTTGGAAAATATTCAGAACGATCCCATTGGTACTCTTTCAAGAGGTTGGagtttattttcttccGCTATTACTAAATCATTTGATGATGTCACTGAAACTGTCATCAAACCAGGGATGGAACAATGGCAATCAGGTGAATTGTCTGAGGAAACTAAAAGAGCTGCTGCTCAATTTGGtcaaaaatttcaagaGACAAGTACTTATGGTATACAAGCATTTCAACAATTCacaaaaaatttacaaGATCAATATGTAAATCCTGGTACAGATATGAATGATGTTCAATACTCAAATGCAAACGCTACcaataacgataataatgattcttcATATCATGATGCATCAACCCAAGATCGTGAAGAATCTAATAAGAAACATTCTGAAGATAACTGGGATGATTTTTAA
- the HO gene encoding Hop (similar to Saccharomyces cerevisiae HO (YDL227C); ancestral locus Anc_2.42), with the protein MFEESTAIIMANNSIEKIGDIKCNSYVRCEDGSDSRVTSVAKATQTVYEIVQRTKHRANEGEPGRSDPLRKKVFQRIQLKCTAAHELNLMVPIKATIENSFKRQKYSVRWTQFEKFQTLDGRVIMIPKNHHKDFPMDSDGEKAAKLMKDDLNLLYGNRFIFNLQLRDLDYLDGQTRAAVSLRYCPILTGNGILSEFLTGQPHLITSATLSMAWLLGLWLGDGTTKEPEITVDSFDQTLMESLKEQGYLWGLYPYYKDEAVPLRAKHVRLYYGAGPSNKRKVRNLRRDNPFWNTVKGLKFKREDDGHKQLPEFMWNEDVEIREAFLAGLIDADGYVLKEKRADKTYVVTIQTIYHSIMEGVVNIARSLGMWATVTTRSARTSTIIGRQVTCQFTYDISISGTTPLQSVLAYCRSGHKRREAPKHVSREPIYFKFTEKVIGQSNVVGLTIENHKQNILLANKVAARVCTEICDKDQPKISITKNLKHCIACPRTGVRYFYRDWTGNHRVCARCYCRYKFSGYRCLNCKYIPEAREVKKAKIKGEKLGNTNNGELVRGLDCNRCGGILTFDEIRGTRHHRVNTLN; encoded by the coding sequence atgtTTGAAGAAAGCACTGCAATCATAATGGCCAACAATTCCATAGAAAAAATTGGTGACATAAAATGTAATTCATACGTCCGATGTGAGGATGGTTCAGATAGTCGTGTAACAAGTGTAGCAAAAGCTACTCAAACAGTATATGAAATAGTTCAAAGAACAAAACATAGAGCTAATGAAGGTGAGCCTGGAAGGTCTGATCCGCTTCGTAAAAAGGTTTTCCaaagaattcaattgaaatgCACAGCGGCTCATGAACTTAATCTTATGGTTCCTATCAAAgcaacaattgaaaattcGTTTAAGAGGCAAAAATATTCTGTTAGATGGACACAGtttgaaaagtttcaaaCTTTGGATGGTCGAGTAATAATGATTCCAAAGAATCATCACAAGGACTTTCCAATGGATTCAGATGGAGAGAAAGCTGCCAAGCTAATGAAGGATGATCTAAACTTATTATATGGAAATCgtttcatattcaatttacAACTAAGGGATTTGGATTATTTAGATGGTCAAACACGAGCTGCTGTTTCATTACGGTATTGTCCCATATTAACAGGTAATGGAATATTATCTGAATTTTTGACAGGCCAGCCTCATTTAATTACTTCTGCTACCTTAAGTATGGCATGGTTGTTGGGTTTATGGTTAGGTGATGGAACTACAAAAGAACCAGAAATAACGGTGGACAGTTTTGATCAGACTCTAATGGAGAGTTTAAAAGAACAAGGTTATCTCTGGGGACTTTATCCTTATTATAAAGATGAAGCAGTTCCTTTACGTGCCAAACATGTTCGATTATATTATGGAGCTGGTCCATCCAACAAACGAAAAGTGAGGAATTTAAGAAGAGACAATCCATTCTGGAACACGGTGAAGGGTCTTAAGTTCAAGAGGGAAGATGATGGACATAAGCAACTACCAGAATTCATGTGGAATGAAGATGTGGAAATCAGGGAAGCGTTCTTGGCTGGGTTAATAGATGCTGATGGTTATGTTCTTAAAGAAAAACGTGCCGATAAAACTTATGTCGTCACAATTCAAACAATATACCATTCTATTATGGAAGGAGTAGTGAACATAGCGAGGTCGCTTGGAATGTGGGCAACTGTAACTACTCGATCCGCCAGAACGTCCACCATCATTGGCCGCCAAGTTACGTGTCAATTTACTTATGACATCTCAATATCGGGAACAACGCCATTACAAAGTGTTCTCGCTTACTGCAGAAGTGGGCATAAGAGGAGGGAAGCTCCAAAGCATGTCTCCAGAGAACCTATTTATTTTAAGTTCACTGAAAAAGTTATTGGTCAAAGTAATGTTGTGGGACTAACTATTGAAAATCATAAGCAGAATATTCTCCTTGCTAACAAAGTCGCCGCACGAGTTTGCACTGAGATATGTGATAAAGATCAGCCAAAAATATCCATCACGAAGAATCTGAAACACTGTATTGCATGCCCAAGAACTGGTGTTAGATATTTTTACAGAGATTGGACTGGTAATCATCGCGTATGTGCTAGATGTTATTGTCGTTATAAATTTAGTGGTTACCGGTGTTTGAACTGTAAGTACATTCCAGAGGCGCGGGAAGTCAAAAAGGCTAAAATCAAAGGGGAAAAACTTGGAAATACAAACAATGGTGAATTAGTAAGAGGTCTCGACTGTAACAGATGTGGTGGAATCTTAACGtttgatgaaattagaGGCACCAGACATCATCGTGTTAATACTTTGAACTGA